In a genomic window of Microterricola viridarii:
- a CDS encoding glycosyltransferase family 2 protein produces the protein MTTQEQQSRTRRRQWGSERRSEPLSIMHPRPSVRKVMWGRIAILATVVFWAIYVVTTIIRQFIESSGGFRFTMEAVGYLIVVTFLTFSALMYLLARQGALYRFRAHVRVPRAELDRHFRDYDSAVTVLVPSYAEEPAVVRGTLWSAALQEFTNVRVVLLVDDSPNQKDPAARARLDATLALPAQIEEALEGPRSRFAGAREAFAAERAAGVVVERRHIENLAGDYEAAAIWLEDMAENEPMEDHVDEFFIDQVLMGLASELRLSLLALRASLDQASYPDADRVLELQLRLERTFTAKLTSFQRKSYASLSHEANKAMNLNSYISLMGRDWREEHTAGGVILRPVEDAADADLIVPDTPYLLTLDADSLLLRDYCLRLVYFLEEPGNERIAVTQTPYSSFRGAPTRIERIAGATTDLQHILHQGMSHYGATFWVGANAVIRKQAIEDIAEVESVGGFEITTYVQDRTVIEDTESSIDLGTHGWTLMNYPERLSYSATPPDFGSLIVQRRRWANGGLLILPKLWNQVSERRFRRERVLARELWLRVNYMASIAWASFGLLFLLAYPYDSRLLSPVVFLAALPYFLAMGSDLRDCGHRFGDIFRIYGFNLVLLPVNLAGVVKSLQQAITGEKIPFVRTPKVKDRTAAPAIYVIVPYLIIAFSVLTFARDLQAHNWGNALFAAFNATLAAYATWMYIGVRNSIVDVWLALLNWLYVDKKKAPVAAPLLVDPSKPVDWSSILYHGDRRLNRDLRRKGDRRRRVGVR, from the coding sequence ATGACAACTCAAGAGCAGCAATCACGCACGCGCAGGCGCCAGTGGGGATCGGAACGGCGCTCGGAGCCGCTCTCGATCATGCACCCCCGGCCCAGCGTGCGGAAGGTCATGTGGGGCCGCATCGCGATCCTCGCCACCGTGGTCTTCTGGGCGATCTACGTGGTGACCACGATCATCCGACAGTTCATCGAGAGCAGCGGCGGATTCCGTTTCACGATGGAGGCCGTCGGCTACCTGATCGTCGTCACCTTCCTGACCTTCTCTGCACTGATGTACCTGCTGGCCAGGCAGGGTGCGCTCTACCGCTTCCGGGCCCACGTGCGGGTGCCGCGCGCCGAGCTGGACCGGCACTTCCGCGACTACGACAGCGCAGTGACCGTTTTGGTCCCCTCCTATGCGGAGGAGCCCGCCGTCGTGCGCGGAACCCTCTGGTCAGCGGCCCTGCAGGAATTCACCAATGTGCGGGTCGTGCTGCTGGTCGATGACTCCCCGAACCAGAAGGACCCGGCCGCCCGGGCCCGGCTGGATGCGACGCTGGCCCTGCCCGCTCAGATCGAGGAGGCGCTGGAGGGGCCGCGGTCCAGGTTTGCCGGGGCGCGGGAGGCGTTCGCCGCCGAGCGCGCGGCCGGCGTCGTCGTCGAGCGGCGCCACATCGAGAACCTGGCCGGCGACTATGAGGCCGCCGCGATCTGGCTCGAGGACATGGCCGAGAACGAGCCGATGGAGGACCACGTCGATGAGTTCTTCATCGACCAGGTGTTGATGGGCCTGGCATCTGAGTTGCGGCTCAGCCTGCTCGCGCTGCGCGCATCGCTCGACCAGGCGTCCTACCCTGACGCGGATCGAGTGCTCGAGCTACAGCTCCGACTGGAGCGCACCTTCACGGCGAAGCTCACCAGCTTCCAGCGCAAGAGCTACGCGTCGCTGTCGCACGAGGCGAACAAGGCGATGAACCTCAACTCGTACATTTCGCTGATGGGGCGCGATTGGCGTGAGGAGCACACGGCGGGCGGCGTCATCCTGCGCCCGGTCGAGGATGCGGCCGACGCCGACCTGATCGTGCCGGACACCCCTTACCTGCTCACGCTGGACGCCGACTCCCTGCTGCTGCGCGACTACTGCCTGCGTCTCGTGTACTTCCTGGAGGAGCCGGGCAACGAGCGCATCGCGGTGACCCAGACCCCGTACTCCTCGTTCCGGGGGGCGCCGACGCGCATCGAGCGCATCGCCGGTGCCACCACCGACCTCCAGCACATCCTGCACCAGGGGATGAGCCATTACGGCGCCACCTTCTGGGTCGGCGCCAATGCCGTCATCCGCAAGCAGGCGATCGAGGACATCGCCGAGGTGGAGAGCGTCGGCGGCTTCGAGATCACCACCTACGTGCAGGACCGCACCGTGATCGAGGACACGGAGTCCAGCATCGACCTGGGCACTCACGGCTGGACGCTGATGAACTACCCGGAGCGCCTGAGCTACTCGGCCACCCCACCGGACTTCGGCTCCCTCATCGTGCAGCGGCGCCGCTGGGCCAACGGCGGCCTGCTGATCCTTCCGAAGCTGTGGAACCAGGTGTCGGAGCGCCGCTTCCGCCGTGAGCGCGTGCTGGCGCGCGAGCTGTGGCTGCGCGTCAACTACATGGCCTCCATCGCGTGGGCCAGCTTCGGTCTGCTGTTCCTCCTGGCCTACCCGTATGACAGCCGGCTGCTCTCGCCCGTCGTGTTCCTGGCCGCGCTGCCGTACTTCCTCGCGATGGGCAGCGACCTGCGCGACTGTGGGCACCGCTTTGGCGACATCTTCCGGATCTACGGCTTCAACCTGGTTCTGCTGCCGGTCAATCTCGCCGGGGTGGTCAAGTCGCTGCAGCAGGCGATCACGGGGGAGAAGATCCCCTTCGTGCGCACGCCGAAGGTGAAGGACCGCACCGCGGCGCCGGCGATTTACGTGATCGTGCCCTACCTGATCATCGCGTTCTCCGTGTTGACCTTCGCGCGCGATCTGCAGGCCCACAACTGGGGCAACGCCCTGTTCGCCGCATTCAACGCGACGCTGGCGGCCTACGCGACGTGGATGTACATCGGCGTCCGCAACTCCATCGTCGACGTCTGGCTCGCGCTCCTGAACTGGCTGTACGTGGACAAGAAGAAGGCACCGGTCGCGGCGCCCCTGCTCGTCGACCCCAGCAAGCCCGTCGACTGGTCGTCGATCCTCTACCACGGCGACCGCAGGCTCAACCGCGACCTGCGTCGCAAGGGCGACCGCCGGCGCCGGGTCGGGGTGCGCTAG
- a CDS encoding malate:quinone oxidoreductase has protein sequence MNSETPVDVVLIGGGIMSATLGALIKQLQPDWTVRAYERLGEVAQESSNPWNNAGTGHAALCELNYMPAAPDGSVDASKAVSINEQFQISRQLWAHLVETGALPEPHNFINVAPHMTFVRGQSNIDYLQKRFDALKDQPLFQGMEFSTDAEKIGEWTPLITKKRNPKQKIAATRIEAGTDVDFGALTRYLFDDVVKGGGEVHVNHQVTGIKRQKDGLWKLKLKHLVGNTPSQVTARFVFVGAGGGALALLQQSGIPEIRGFGGFPISGQFLRTTNPKVVAQHQAKVYGKAAVGAPPMSVPHLDTRVVNGESALLFGPYAGFTPKFLKTSTWFDLPFSIRWHNIGPMLAVAWHNFDLVKYLAGELTAGRQKKLKALQEFMPTAKMEDWELITAGQRVQVMKKDAKKGGVLQFGTEVITGADGSIAGLLGASPGASTAAPIMLDVLARCFPAQMKGWEPKIREMIPSYGTKLSDNPEAAAASLAATAKVLNIPA, from the coding sequence GTGAATTCTGAGACACCTGTCGACGTCGTTCTCATCGGTGGCGGCATTATGAGCGCCACCCTCGGCGCCTTGATTAAGCAGCTGCAACCCGACTGGACTGTGCGGGCGTATGAGCGACTCGGCGAGGTGGCCCAAGAGAGCTCCAACCCGTGGAACAACGCCGGAACCGGCCACGCCGCGCTCTGCGAGCTCAACTACATGCCGGCTGCGCCGGATGGCAGCGTCGACGCCAGTAAGGCCGTCAGCATCAATGAGCAGTTCCAGATCAGCCGTCAGCTCTGGGCGCACCTCGTGGAGACCGGCGCGCTGCCGGAGCCGCACAACTTCATCAACGTCGCGCCGCACATGACCTTCGTCCGCGGCCAGTCGAACATCGACTACCTGCAGAAGCGCTTTGACGCACTCAAAGACCAGCCGCTGTTCCAGGGCATGGAGTTCAGCACCGACGCCGAGAAGATCGGCGAGTGGACCCCGCTCATCACGAAGAAGCGCAATCCGAAGCAGAAGATCGCGGCCACCCGCATCGAGGCGGGCACCGACGTCGACTTCGGCGCGCTGACTCGCTACCTCTTCGACGACGTCGTCAAGGGCGGCGGCGAGGTGCACGTGAACCACCAGGTGACCGGCATCAAGCGCCAGAAGGACGGCCTCTGGAAGCTCAAGCTCAAGCACCTCGTGGGCAACACTCCCTCCCAGGTCACGGCCCGCTTCGTGTTCGTGGGCGCGGGCGGCGGCGCGCTCGCCCTGCTGCAGCAGAGCGGCATCCCCGAGATCCGCGGCTTCGGCGGCTTCCCGATTTCCGGCCAGTTCCTGCGCACCACGAACCCCAAGGTCGTCGCGCAGCACCAGGCCAAGGTGTACGGCAAGGCCGCCGTCGGCGCCCCGCCGATGTCGGTTCCGCACCTCGACACCCGGGTCGTCAACGGTGAGTCGGCGCTGCTGTTCGGCCCGTACGCCGGCTTCACGCCCAAGTTCCTCAAGACGAGCACCTGGTTCGACCTGCCGTTCTCGATCCGCTGGCACAACATCGGCCCGATGCTCGCGGTCGCCTGGCACAACTTCGACCTCGTCAAGTACCTCGCCGGCGAGCTGACGGCCGGCCGCCAGAAGAAGCTCAAGGCGCTGCAGGAGTTCATGCCCACCGCCAAGATGGAGGACTGGGAGCTCATCACCGCCGGCCAGCGCGTGCAGGTGATGAAGAAGGATGCCAAGAAGGGCGGCGTGCTGCAGTTCGGCACCGAGGTCATCACCGGCGCCGACGGCAGCATCGCCGGCCTGCTCGGTGCCTCGCCGGGCGCCTCGACCGCCGCGCCGATCATGCTCGACGTCCTGGCCCGCTGCTTCCCCGCGCAGATGAAGGGCTGGGAGCCCAAGATCCGCGAGATGATCCCCAGCTACGGCACCAAGCTCTCCGACAACCCGGAGGCCGCGGCGGCCTCGCTCGCGGCAACCGCGAAGGTTTTGAACATCCCGGCGTAG
- a CDS encoding Rv2578c family radical SAM protein, with protein sequence MRWSAQELDVEQPSTLPGLARLSNLVRSVQTPEFAGMTFHEVLAKSALNKVPSQSAMPFEWTINPYRGCSHACVYCFARPTHSYLDLNTGEDFDRQLIVKTNIAEVLRAELRKPSWQRHPVALGTNTDPYQRAEGRYALMPGIIDALAASGTPFSILTKGTLLRRDLAKIADAARTVPVSIAMSIAIYDDALQQSIEPGTPGTTARLATVTAVREAGLNCSVFLMPILPFLTDTRAHLDEALRRAHAAGASSVVYTALFLRPGVREWFMHWLGEEHPELLPRYTQLYAGGAYAPKEYRRWLADRIEPLIRAHGLLRGETSAATGGVALPGAIRAKPAFAAPPAEPEPTLF encoded by the coding sequence ATGAGGTGGAGCGCGCAAGAACTCGACGTTGAACAGCCCTCGACCCTGCCGGGGCTCGCCCGGCTGAGCAATCTGGTGCGCTCCGTGCAGACGCCGGAGTTCGCCGGCATGACCTTCCACGAGGTGCTCGCCAAGTCGGCGCTGAACAAGGTGCCGAGCCAGAGCGCGATGCCGTTCGAGTGGACGATCAACCCCTATCGCGGCTGCTCGCACGCCTGCGTGTACTGCTTCGCACGGCCGACGCACAGCTACCTCGACCTGAACACCGGCGAAGACTTCGACCGCCAGCTGATCGTCAAGACGAACATCGCCGAGGTGCTGCGCGCCGAGCTCCGCAAGCCCAGCTGGCAGCGGCACCCGGTGGCCCTCGGCACGAACACCGATCCGTACCAGCGGGCGGAGGGCCGCTACGCCCTGATGCCGGGCATCATCGACGCCCTGGCAGCCAGCGGCACACCCTTCAGCATCCTCACCAAGGGAACCCTGCTGCGCCGCGACCTGGCGAAGATCGCGGATGCCGCGCGCACCGTGCCCGTCAGCATCGCCATGTCGATCGCCATCTATGATGACGCCCTGCAGCAGTCGATCGAGCCGGGCACCCCTGGCACGACGGCGCGGCTGGCGACGGTGACGGCGGTGCGCGAGGCCGGCCTGAACTGCTCGGTGTTCTTGATGCCGATTCTGCCCTTCCTCACCGACACCAGGGCCCACCTCGACGAGGCGCTGCGCCGGGCGCACGCGGCCGGAGCCAGTTCCGTCGTCTACACCGCGCTGTTCCTGCGGCCCGGCGTGCGGGAGTGGTTCATGCACTGGCTCGGTGAGGAGCACCCCGAGCTGCTTCCGCGCTACACGCAGCTCTACGCGGGCGGCGCCTACGCCCCGAAAGAGTACCGGCGGTGGCTCGCCGACCGCATCGAGCCGCTGATCCGCGCGCATGGCCTGCTGCGCGGTGAGACCTCGGCAGCGACGGGCGGCGTCGCCCTGCCCGGCGCCATCCGGGCGAAGCCCGCCTTCGCCGCACCGCCGGCGGAGCCGGAGCCGACGCTGTTCTGA
- a CDS encoding helix-turn-helix transcriptional regulator — MTRIDAPGGTRRSAASTRPIRIGICDERVLLLDSIAAWIIEKAPEFDVVVRAERWIDLVRNENFPTALVLMGEAPTEQVSLEARIRTCRAAGARVIVMSAQDTEGAAERAVAAGAVAFLSKADSMETFHAVARQAMGLDPREPVPADAPATGRVAAAAGAGAGAAASEEATEIIRPKLSPGELESLRLYAAGNTTAAVARLMNVKYETAKTYLRRVREKYARANRPASRRAELIIRAAEDGYLQ, encoded by the coding sequence ATGACCAGGATCGACGCCCCGGGCGGTACGCGGCGCTCGGCCGCATCCACTCGGCCGATCCGCATCGGCATCTGCGACGAGCGCGTGCTCCTGTTGGACAGCATCGCGGCGTGGATCATCGAGAAAGCACCGGAGTTCGACGTCGTCGTGCGCGCCGAGAGGTGGATCGATCTCGTGCGGAACGAGAACTTCCCGACAGCGCTGGTGCTGATGGGGGAGGCGCCAACGGAGCAGGTGTCGTTGGAGGCGCGCATTCGCACCTGCCGCGCAGCCGGGGCCCGGGTGATCGTGATGAGCGCCCAGGACACGGAGGGCGCCGCAGAGCGCGCCGTGGCAGCCGGAGCGGTCGCCTTCCTCTCCAAGGCCGACTCGATGGAGACGTTCCACGCCGTCGCGCGGCAGGCCATGGGGCTCGACCCGCGCGAGCCGGTGCCGGCCGACGCGCCGGCGACCGGCCGTGTCGCGGCAGCTGCGGGAGCGGGTGCGGGTGCTGCGGCATCCGAGGAGGCAACCGAGATCATCCGGCCCAAGCTCAGCCCGGGCGAGCTGGAATCGCTGCGCCTCTACGCCGCCGGCAACACCACGGCGGCCGTTGCGCGGCTGATGAATGTGAAATACGAGACGGCCAAGACATACTTGAGACGCGTGCGCGAGAAGTACGCCAGGGCAAACCGGCCCGCGAGTCGGCGCGCCGAACTCATCATTCGAGCCGCTGAGGACGGGTATCTGCAGTAA
- a CDS encoding putative bifunctional diguanylate cyclase/phosphodiesterase, with protein MKFARIVTPWDMAFLVPVILYALAMMMAALLSLPSLTFGGWLLSLFAVVGFAAAGIFRVPIARQSGVPLPGLAIAVLSASDLIQRPLLLIGLFTFGIFVSYLYIIRVPLFSLYAGGVSALGAGGYVLTLLAFDGGPAGFLVYPLAAASYLLVVLLIEFARQKGRWNGEGQRSFGIKAISWVKLARVWLLITALSGILHLAKMTLVSSHLTNPQSVINVLLIVGSAMVLVLLAVRDNLKSVTRRLEGLVEASLALPWEEKGRVDALVQEFAQEAANAESTEIRSKRPGRAEIGARISLGTGQDQYLVVRRAIAASAFTEGDQRVVDALAHIGSEVSRVKESVEGLRLRASTDSLTGLPNYGSFQESLRAINDNRGYAEAIAVLFIDLDNFKKLNDRHGHATGDFALKEVAQRLVNTLRPTDVVARVGGDEFIIVLTELTSLRQAKSIAERIVENCGARVVFGEVAFQPSISVGVAFSAHREIDLERLIEDADRTMLAAKKSRKQGGPGSGGSVSISSHRSSQVNDSVVRAIESDGLTVFFQPIVSIVEDTIWAFEALVRYTDPEIGPISPASLIEKAKKLGLLDELTKQVILKALTAARGFAEIDSRVNCVTVNVEAKQILPARLGGFLETLPELFPELTLCLELNERSLSVVSNELRCQADHLRDLGIMIALDDYGSENSSVGALVRMPMDILKIDRSLIDDLADIRQLEVLRALQGFGDTLDYALVVEGVESPDTGALLQSVGVRSAQGFYYGVPASAEATAERLHRHGNAAVVPDERFTADALAEAEAEAAGA; from the coding sequence GTGAAGTTCGCGCGCATTGTGACCCCGTGGGACATGGCCTTTCTGGTGCCGGTGATCCTGTACGCACTCGCAATGATGATGGCCGCGTTGCTGAGCCTGCCCAGCCTGACGTTCGGCGGCTGGCTCCTCTCCCTGTTCGCGGTGGTCGGTTTCGCCGCCGCGGGCATCTTCCGCGTGCCCATCGCACGCCAGTCTGGCGTGCCACTGCCCGGCCTGGCCATCGCGGTGCTCTCGGCATCCGACCTGATTCAGCGCCCGCTCCTGCTCATCGGCCTGTTCACCTTCGGCATCTTCGTCTCCTACCTCTACATCATTCGCGTCCCGCTCTTCTCCCTGTACGCGGGCGGGGTGTCCGCTCTCGGCGCGGGCGGCTACGTGCTCACCTTGCTCGCCTTCGACGGCGGCCCGGCGGGGTTCCTCGTCTACCCGCTTGCCGCCGCGAGCTACCTGCTCGTCGTCCTGCTCATCGAGTTCGCTCGCCAGAAGGGGCGGTGGAACGGGGAGGGGCAGCGCAGCTTCGGCATCAAGGCGATCAGCTGGGTGAAGCTGGCACGGGTGTGGCTCTTGATCACCGCGCTCTCCGGCATCCTGCACCTGGCCAAGATGACGCTGGTCTCCTCGCACCTGACCAACCCGCAATCCGTGATCAACGTGCTGCTGATCGTCGGCAGCGCCATGGTGCTCGTCCTCCTCGCCGTCCGCGACAACCTCAAGAGCGTCACCCGCCGGCTGGAGGGCCTGGTCGAAGCCTCCCTCGCGCTGCCCTGGGAGGAGAAGGGGCGGGTCGACGCCCTGGTACAGGAGTTCGCGCAGGAGGCCGCCAACGCCGAGTCAACGGAGATCCGCTCCAAGCGGCCCGGCCGTGCCGAGATCGGCGCCCGCATCAGTCTGGGAACCGGCCAGGACCAGTACCTGGTCGTGCGCCGCGCGATCGCGGCATCCGCCTTCACGGAGGGGGACCAGCGTGTGGTCGACGCGCTTGCGCACATCGGCAGCGAGGTCTCCAGGGTGAAGGAGAGCGTGGAGGGGCTCCGGCTCCGCGCCAGCACCGACAGCCTCACCGGCCTGCCCAACTACGGGTCCTTCCAGGAGTCGCTCCGCGCGATCAACGACAACCGCGGCTATGCCGAGGCCATCGCGGTGCTCTTCATCGACCTCGACAACTTCAAGAAGCTCAACGACCGACACGGACACGCAACGGGGGACTTCGCCCTCAAGGAGGTTGCGCAGCGCCTCGTCAACACCCTGCGACCGACGGATGTCGTCGCCCGCGTGGGCGGGGACGAGTTCATCATCGTGCTGACCGAGCTCACCAGCCTGCGGCAGGCGAAGTCGATCGCCGAGCGGATCGTCGAGAACTGCGGGGCCAGGGTCGTCTTCGGTGAGGTCGCGTTCCAACCGAGCATCAGTGTGGGGGTCGCGTTCTCCGCCCACCGGGAGATCGACTTGGAGCGGCTGATCGAGGATGCCGACCGCACCATGCTCGCCGCCAAGAAGTCGCGCAAGCAGGGCGGCCCCGGCAGCGGCGGCAGCGTCAGCATCTCTTCCCATCGCTCCTCGCAGGTGAACGACAGCGTGGTGCGTGCGATCGAGAGTGACGGGCTGACGGTGTTCTTCCAGCCCATCGTGAGCATCGTCGAGGACACCATCTGGGCCTTCGAAGCCCTGGTGCGCTACACCGATCCGGAGATCGGACCGATCTCCCCGGCCTCGCTGATCGAGAAGGCCAAGAAGCTCGGGCTGCTGGACGAGCTGACGAAGCAGGTCATCCTCAAGGCTTTGACGGCGGCGCGCGGGTTCGCGGAGATCGACTCCCGGGTCAACTGTGTGACCGTCAACGTCGAGGCCAAGCAGATCCTGCCCGCCCGGCTGGGCGGATTCCTCGAGACGCTTCCCGAGCTCTTCCCCGAACTGACCCTCTGCCTGGAGCTCAACGAGCGGTCGCTCAGCGTGGTGAGCAACGAACTGCGCTGTCAGGCCGACCACCTGCGTGACCTCGGCATCATGATCGCGCTCGACGACTACGGCTCGGAGAACTCCTCCGTCGGCGCTCTGGTGCGCATGCCGATGGACATCCTGAAGATCGACCGCTCGCTCATCGACGACCTGGCAGACATCCGTCAGCTCGAGGTGCTGCGCGCCCTGCAGGGCTTCGGCGACACCCTCGACTACGCGCTCGTCGTCGAGGGTGTGGAGAGTCCGGACACCGGTGCGCTCCTGCAGAGTGTCGGCGTGCGCAGCGCCCAGGGTTTCTACTACGGCGTGCCGGCCTCGGCCGAGGCCACGGCCGAGCGCCTGCACCGGCACGGCAACGCCGCCGTCGTGCCGGACGAGCGCTTCACGGCCGACGCCCTCGCCGAGGCCGAGGCCGAGGCCGCGGGCGCCTAG
- a CDS encoding response regulator transcription factor — translation MYSTESRIAVVIEDDADIRQLLATVLEQAGFETVLTGNGADGVNAVREHNPIVTTLDVSMPGIDGFETAKQIRAFSSTYLIMLTARAEEIDTLQGLEAGADDYVTKPFRPRELRARIEAMLRRPRAGAESTGAEAAGAADAARPSGPDAGPATATTEGSGDWREHRGLRLSSAERRVRLDDADIELTRTEFNLLEALLSSGRRVRSKTELAGLLRTEDSAFYVSEADKRAIEVHLANLRRKLGDFPSTPRWIETVRGVGYRLTAREEG, via the coding sequence GTGTATTCAACGGAGAGTCGCATTGCCGTTGTCATTGAGGACGATGCTGATATTCGGCAGCTCCTGGCCACGGTGCTGGAGCAGGCCGGGTTCGAGACTGTGCTCACCGGCAACGGAGCCGACGGGGTGAACGCAGTGCGCGAGCACAACCCCATCGTCACGACGCTCGACGTCAGCATGCCCGGCATCGACGGTTTCGAGACCGCCAAGCAGATCCGGGCGTTCAGCAGCACCTACCTCATCATGCTCACCGCACGCGCGGAGGAGATCGACACCCTGCAGGGCCTCGAGGCCGGCGCCGATGACTACGTGACGAAGCCGTTCCGCCCGCGCGAGCTGCGCGCCCGCATCGAAGCAATGCTGCGCCGACCCCGTGCCGGTGCTGAGTCGACCGGTGCTGAAGCAGCCGGTGCAGCGGACGCCGCCCGCCCAAGCGGCCCTGACGCCGGGCCCGCAACAGCGACGACCGAGGGATCTGGCGACTGGCGCGAGCACCGCGGGCTCCGCCTGAGCTCGGCCGAGCGCCGCGTGCGCCTGGACGACGCCGACATCGAGCTGACCCGCACCGAGTTCAATCTGCTCGAGGCGCTGCTGAGCTCTGGCCGGCGGGTGCGGAGCAAGACAGAGCTCGCCGGGCTGCTGCGCACAGAGGATTCCGCTTTCTACGTGAGCGAGGCCGACAAGCGCGCCATCGAGGTGCACCTGGCCAACCTCCGCCGCAAACTCGGGGACTTCCCCTCCACGCCGCGCTGGATCGAGACGGTCCGCGGGGTCGGGTACCGCCTCACCGCGCGCGAAGAGGGCTAG
- a CDS encoding chitinase, whose product MRLTILIGVLTGLVFAGFQGWKWFENETTPTRAAWFAGYVDVTATPQFGFEQPRSDADKNVVLSFVVASPDEPCTPTWGGAYTLDEAKDQLDLDRRLARLRQQGGEAMVSFGGQLNDELAVSCTNTAQLKKAYASVLDRYELDAIDLDIEGEALGNTEANARRASAIAALQTERAAAGSPLAVWLTLPVTPDGLSPDGTTIIADALAAGVDLTGVNIMTMDYGQSKAKNQSMGDAAEAALTSTQRQLRVLYDRASLHLTDATLWAKLGATPMIGQNDIRGEIFTLEDAAQLNAFALAQRVGRLSMWSSNRDATCGPNYDDVTRVSDACSGVDIGESSFSAVLGAGLVGTPDSGSGVVTESEPLAEQDLTDDPKTSPYPIWDADVSYREGSKVVWHRKVYQAKWWTKGEVPDNPVLQSFETPWTLIGPVLPGETPIPVPTLEPGTLPEWSGSTVYEKGARVLLDGLPYEAKWWTQGDSPQAAETEPDSSPWLPLDAAAVLATLATDPPAAG is encoded by the coding sequence GTGCGCCTCACCATCCTGATCGGCGTGCTCACCGGCCTTGTATTCGCCGGATTTCAGGGCTGGAAGTGGTTCGAGAACGAGACGACGCCGACGCGCGCGGCCTGGTTCGCCGGCTACGTCGATGTGACGGCAACCCCGCAATTCGGCTTCGAGCAGCCGCGCAGCGACGCCGACAAGAACGTCGTGCTCTCCTTCGTCGTCGCCTCGCCGGACGAGCCGTGTACCCCGACTTGGGGTGGCGCGTACACCTTGGACGAGGCGAAGGACCAGTTGGATCTCGACCGCAGGCTCGCCCGCCTGCGCCAGCAGGGCGGGGAGGCCATGGTCTCCTTCGGCGGCCAGCTCAACGACGAGCTTGCCGTGTCCTGCACGAACACGGCACAGCTGAAGAAGGCCTATGCGAGCGTGCTCGACCGGTACGAGCTCGACGCGATCGACCTCGACATCGAGGGCGAGGCGCTCGGCAACACGGAGGCCAATGCCCGCCGTGCCAGCGCGATCGCGGCGCTGCAGACCGAGCGCGCCGCCGCCGGTTCCCCGCTCGCCGTCTGGCTCACCCTGCCGGTCACGCCCGACGGTCTCTCGCCCGACGGCACCACGATCATCGCCGACGCCCTGGCGGCCGGTGTGGACCTCACCGGCGTGAACATCATGACGATGGACTACGGCCAGAGCAAGGCGAAGAACCAGTCGATGGGCGACGCCGCGGAGGCCGCGCTGACCTCCACCCAGCGGCAGCTGCGCGTGCTCTACGACCGCGCCTCGCTGCACCTCACCGATGCCACCCTGTGGGCGAAGCTCGGCGCGACGCCGATGATCGGGCAGAACGACATCCGCGGTGAGATCTTCACCCTCGAGGATGCCGCCCAGCTGAACGCCTTCGCGCTCGCCCAGCGGGTCGGGAGGCTCTCGATGTGGTCCTCCAACCGTGACGCCACCTGTGGCCCCAACTACGACGACGTGACGCGCGTCTCCGACGCGTGCAGCGGGGTGGACATCGGCGAATCGAGCTTCTCCGCCGTGCTGGGTGCGGGCCTCGTGGGAACCCCGGACTCCGGTTCGGGTGTCGTCACAGAGTCGGAGCCGCTGGCGGAGCAGGACCTCACCGACGACCCGAAGACCAGCCCGTACCCGATCTGGGACGCGGACGTCTCCTACCGGGAGGGCAGCAAGGTGGTCTGGCACCGCAAGGTGTACCAGGCCAAGTGGTGGACGAAGGGCGAGGTGCCGGACAACCCCGTGCTCCAGTCGTTCGAGACGCCGTGGACGCTGATCGGCCCGGTTCTGCCCGGAGAGACTCCGATCCCCGTGCCGACGCTGGAGCCGGGGACGCTGCCGGAGTGGTCGGGAAGCACCGTCTACGAGAAGGGCGCCAGAGTTCTTCTGGACGGGCTCCCCTACGAGGCGAAGTGGTGGACGCAGGGCGACAGCCCGCAGGCGGCGGAGACCGAGCCGGACAGCTCGCCGTGGCTGCCGTTGGACGCCGCGGCCGTGCTCGCCACACTCGCGACGGATCCGCCCGCCGCCGGCTAG
- a CDS encoding signal peptidase I, which yields MRALRSLGNIVLWILAALGVAAGALWLANSAGLVQPLIVVSGSMEPGIMTGDLLFSTQKDAAELRVGDVTTLPSTLTGKMVTHRVIEVTPSGTAGEYVVRMQGDNNVFPDSQDYLVSGSVLVPSAQITGGGYVLATVSKPGVVIPLTVTVLALVGLSLLPRSEGASSLEQPASTNEASDDPLPLSAENSEARA from the coding sequence ATGCGCGCATTGCGTTCACTCGGCAACATCGTGCTCTGGATCCTCGCGGCGCTCGGTGTCGCGGCCGGGGCCCTGTGGCTTGCCAACAGCGCCGGCCTCGTGCAACCCCTCATCGTCGTCTCCGGCTCGATGGAGCCGGGCATCATGACCGGCGACCTGTTGTTCTCGACGCAGAAGGATGCCGCTGAGCTCCGCGTCGGCGACGTCACGACGCTCCCGTCGACACTGACCGGCAAGATGGTCACCCACCGCGTCATCGAGGTCACACCATCCGGCACCGCCGGCGAGTATGTGGTGCGGATGCAGGGCGACAACAATGTGTTCCCCGACAGTCAGGACTATCTGGTGAGTGGGTCCGTCCTGGTGCCGTCTGCCCAGATCACCGGCGGCGGCTATGTCCTTGCCACCGTCTCCAAGCCCGGAGTCGTGATCCCCCTCACCGTCACCGTTCTCGCCCTCGTCGGGCTCAGTCTGCTTCCCCGCTCAGAAGGCGCCAGCTCCCTGGAGCAGCCGGCCTCCACGAACGAGGCGAGCGACGACCCACTCCCCCTTTCTGCCGAGAACTCGGAGGCACGAGCATGA